One genomic window of Coffea eugenioides isolate CCC68of chromosome 1, Ceug_1.0, whole genome shotgun sequence includes the following:
- the LOC113775030 gene encoding F-box/LRR-repeat protein At4g14096-like produces MAAKKSKPRQTGIKDGLSALPDAILCHILSFLPTKNAVVTSLLSTRWKYLYRSVPKIDLDDYLPTEAARRKCSEKTSNGFIRFTNRLFSLRNSANIVTFYLRCSNTYEYWIINDWICAALCRNVQELDIHVKHPAGDHLTGEIFRHERLSSLKLRGFSVKVPEQVFLPNLKILHLVYMTFLADNYHMSKFLLGCPLLEDLKLTDCDLENLEVLDLSIPSLKSLTLRDNYDIATIIISNPNLEYLMLHTSSAEHVVKNLKSLASAELLSDDLEISSKLINELYNVSFLAISGSCFKKLVASGSLSKLQCLTHLDLSPFSEDEFRILPRLLDGTPNLEQLTLGMASIGEFEPQGIVSDLFEVKPLCLAQKLRNVDIFDFVDSETQFNVVEYLLQHGALLELMSFQFVTTKTPEKWPFSMLRRLLMFPRCSKACKIALGE; encoded by the exons ATGGCTGCTAAAAAGTCAAAACCTCGTCAAACAGGGATCAAAGACGGGCTAAGTGCTTTACCAGATGCTATACTTTGCCACATACTATCCTTTCTACCCACAAAGAATGCTGTGGTTACTTCTCTTTTGTCCACTAGATGGAAATATCTTTACAGGTCTGTGCCTAAGATTGATCTAGACGACTACTTGCCTACGGAAGCTGCACGAAGAAAATGCTCTGAGAAAACCTCTAATGGCTTCATAAGATTTACGAATAGGTTGTTTTCTCTACGAAACAGTGCTAACATAGTCACGTTTTACCTTAGGTGCTCAAATACATATGAGTATTGGATTATTAATGATTGGATTTGTGCTGCATTGTGCCGTAATGTTCAAGAACTTGATATTCATGTCAAACATCCTGCCGGAGATCACCTTACTGGCGAAATCTTCAGACATGAAAGGTTATCAAGTTTGAAGCTTCGTGGCTTTTCTGTCAAGGTTCCAGAGCAGGTTTTCTTACCAAATCTTAAAATCCTGCATTTGGTGTATATGACATTTCTTGCTGACAATTATCACATGTCAAAGTTCTTGCTTGGCTGTCCATTGCTCGAGGATTTGAAGTTGACTGATTGCGACCTAgaaaatcttgaagttcttgatctTTCCATTCCTTCCCTTAAAAGCTTGACATTAAGGGACAACTATGATATTGCAACAATTATTATATCTAACCCGAATCTTGAATATTTGATGCTTCACACTTCTTCAGCAGAACATGTAGTGAAAAACTTGAAGTCTCTGGCCAGTGCAGAGTTGTTGAGTGATGATTTAGAAATCTCCTCGAAGTTAATTAATGAATTGTATAACGTTAGCTTCCTGGCCATTAGCGGGAGTTGTTTTAAG AAACTAGTGGCTTCTGGTTCCTTGAGTAAACTCCAGTGTTTGACTCATTTGGATCTTTCGCCATTTTCTGAAGATGAGTTCCGCATACTTCCCAGATTACTTGATGGAACACCTAATCTTGAACAGTTGACTCTTGGTATG GCTTCTATAGGTGAATTTGAGCCTCAAGGCATTGTGTCCGATTTATTTGAGGTCAAGCCTTTGTGTTTGGCTCAGAAGTTGAGGAACGTAGATATCTTTGATTTTGTTGACTCTGAAACTCAGTTCAACGTGGTAGAGTATCTGTTGCAGCATGGAGCATTACTGGAATTAATGAGTTTTCAGTTTGTAACCACTAAAACTCCAGAAAAGTGGCCATTTTCCATGTTGAGGAGATTATTAATGTTCCCAAGATGTTCAAAGGCATGCAAGATTGCTCTTGGGGAGTGA